The Helicobacter canis genomic sequence CCAACGCCAAGCACTTAAAAGGCTTTGATGATAATCGCTATCGCTGGAGATTTGGTAATTATAGAGTGATAGGCAAAGTCAATGCAAATGGCGAAATTACAATAGTCCAAATTATTGAAATAACCCATAGGCAAGGAGCTTATTAGGAGCAATTATGACTGCCAATCAGCAAAAAGCCTATTTGAAGCGTGTGGCAAGAGAAGAGGAAGAGAGTGTTTTTAGGGGGTGTGAAGTTTATGCCACCAAGCACAAAGAGCCTAGCACCAATAGCAAGAAAAAAAGTTGCATTAACTTTGCTAAAAGCATAAAAAACAATTTTAATGTAATGCACAACGACCGCTCATTGAGAGCAGAGCATATCAAAGATGGAGAATTTGAAGTCAATCGCACAGCCGATGAAGCCATAGAGCTTAAAGAGCAAATGATACGACAAGCCATAGAAGCCTATGAAGCCAACAAAAGCAAAAGAGCCCCAAAGTTTAGGGCAAAAGACTATGAGCATTCCGCAGTAGCTCTTATCAAGCCTGATACTACAATGCAAGATTTAGAAGTAGTAGCCAAGCATTTTGAGTCCAAATATGGATTCCAATGCTATCAAATCGCTATCCATAGAGATGAGGGGCATTATCCCAAAAATGTCAAAGGCGACCCAACACCCCTAGAAATCAACCACCACGCGCATTTTGAGTTTATCACACTAGATAAAAACACTGGAAAAAATAGATGGCGCGAAGTCAATAAAAAAGTAATGAGCGATTTTCAAACCGAAGTCGCCGAGATTCTGCAAATGGAGCGTGGTATTGATAAGCGTATTACAGGGGCTTATCATTTAAACCACTACCAATATCGCTATAAAGCACAAGCTCAAGAGCTTGAGAGATTGGAGCTAGAGCAACATATCAAACAAGAGCAAGAGAATCAAAAAGAGCCACAAAAACCACAAATCAAGCTCACAAGCGATAAAAGCGAGATAATCTATCTTAATGTCCCATACAATGAAAAAGACGAAGCAAAGGGGCTAGGAGCCAAGTGGGACAAAGACAAAAAGCAGTGGTATATACCAC encodes the following:
- a CDS encoding type II toxin-antitoxin system RelE/ParE family toxin translates to MMIKVVIEKKADKFLSKLLHSNQQQVALSIFDFLYNQLPSLESDPRFLANAKHLKGFDDNRYRWRFGNYRVIGKVNANGEITIVQIIEITHRQGAY
- a CDS encoding DUF5710 domain-containing protein, yielding MTANQQKAYLKRVAREEEESVFRGCEVYATKHKEPSTNSKKKSCINFAKSIKNNFNVMHNDRSLRAEHIKDGEFEVNRTADEAIELKEQMIRQAIEAYEANKSKRAPKFRAKDYEHSAVALIKPDTTMQDLEVVAKHFESKYGFQCYQIAIHRDEGHYPKNVKGDPTPLEINHHAHFEFITLDKNTGKNRWREVNKKVMSDFQTEVAEILQMERGIDKRITGAYHLNHYQYRYKAQAQELERLELEQHIKQEQENQKEPQKPQIKLTSDKSEIIYLNVPYNEKDEAKGLGAKWDKDKKQWYIPQVDSTPFAKWLPQNFKTKSQEIAELHEKATEQDEALVSMRAERNSAQISLEKAQKEIVSLKAIKADFEALRKEMIEWGYCDKDDYKIRTDLLKQTLENAKNNKQFTQDDLSTAITEAKQEIQERHKTEIEALKSTNEALEAKISDLESKQWVGITQDDLNDLRANYGTEKEFFQALSRKFQSEFIEIVKILCDGDEVKAQQIRNFEILKPIIIELVEFKKAHQELQQEPRQVQIQAKAKSKKDDFER